In Paenibacillus sp. FSL M7-0420, a single genomic region encodes these proteins:
- a CDS encoding bifunctional 4-hydroxy-2-oxoglutarate aldolase/2-dehydro-3-deoxy-phosphogluconate aldolase, translated as MDKAMQIERLITSGLVAVIRRPPPERVEHIAAALADGGVGALEITADTAEVYRLIADMKAKYGDRLLVGAGTVLKLTQAEQAIAAGADFIFSPNLNEAIVELTLQHGRISIPGVMTPTEAVRGHDAGADLLKVFPGGSLGASYIKELQGPLGHIRMMPTGGVTLQNVGAFIAAGAVAVGLGSALVDREAVEQGDYGRITETARQFAKEVRKARMNNNKGAKKP; from the coding sequence ATGGACAAAGCTATGCAGATTGAGCGGCTGATAACTTCCGGATTGGTCGCCGTTATTCGCAGACCACCGCCTGAACGGGTAGAACACATTGCCGCAGCACTGGCAGACGGTGGTGTCGGAGCGCTGGAGATTACAGCAGATACCGCGGAAGTATACAGGCTGATCGCGGACATGAAGGCGAAATATGGAGATCGCCTGCTGGTTGGAGCGGGTACGGTGCTGAAGCTGACGCAGGCCGAGCAGGCGATCGCGGCGGGAGCCGATTTTATTTTCTCCCCAAATTTGAATGAGGCGATTGTAGAACTGACCTTACAGCACGGGCGAATCTCGATTCCAGGTGTAATGACACCGACCGAAGCGGTCAGAGGGCACGACGCTGGTGCAGACCTGCTTAAAGTATTCCCGGGCGGTTCACTGGGTGCCTCCTACATCAAGGAACTGCAGGGGCCTCTTGGCCACATCCGCATGATGCCGACAGGAGGCGTGACACTCCAGAATGTCGGAGCCTTCATTGCCGCCGGAGCCGTTGCCGTCGGTCTTGGAAGCGCTCTCGTCGATCGGGAAGCGGTGGAGCAGGGCGACTATGGGAGAATCACAGAGACGGCCCGCCAATTCGCCAAGGAAGTCCGCAAGGCCAGAATGAACAACAACAAAGGAGCAAAAAAACCATGA
- a CDS encoding AraC family transcriptional regulator encodes MPEVTFYRDEALPFLEGKYCTSGDLAYHRHFHEEYSVGLIDAGHTNAWCDGEQIRVEAGKMISFPPMMLHACHPEPDAEWRYKMLFIRPDWLHKLGPGELNRLHIPFLLGGGKNEACRERLNHTMDALAGGGSPLETETALIELVQALVDPNENDLGHTGSSGVQEQKYVKLIKDYLQANYTEQVTLEHLEQEAGISRFHLIRLFKKGSHLPPHAYQNLLRINHAKIQLAKQRPIVDIAAESGYYDQSHFTKAFSKIVGATPRQYAMSI; translated from the coding sequence ATGCCTGAAGTTACGTTTTACCGGGATGAAGCGCTGCCCTTTCTGGAGGGGAAGTATTGTACGTCGGGTGATCTAGCCTACCATAGGCATTTTCACGAAGAATATTCGGTTGGGCTCATAGATGCAGGTCACACCAACGCCTGGTGCGACGGCGAACAGATTCGGGTGGAAGCGGGGAAAATGATCAGTTTTCCGCCGATGATGCTGCATGCCTGCCATCCGGAACCGGACGCGGAATGGCGGTATAAGATGTTGTTTATCCGCCCCGACTGGCTGCATAAGCTTGGACCGGGGGAGCTTAACCGGCTGCACATCCCGTTCTTACTGGGCGGAGGCAAGAATGAAGCGTGCCGGGAACGATTAAATCACACGATGGACGCGCTCGCAGGGGGCGGTTCTCCGCTTGAAACCGAGACGGCTCTCATTGAACTGGTGCAAGCTTTGGTTGATCCTAACGAGAATGACCTGGGGCATACAGGCTCATCAGGTGTTCAGGAGCAAAAATACGTGAAGCTGATCAAAGACTACTTACAGGCGAATTATACAGAGCAGGTAACGCTTGAGCACTTGGAACAGGAAGCCGGAATCAGCCGCTTTCATCTGATCCGGCTCTTCAAGAAAGGGAGCCATCTGCCCCCTCACGCCTATCAAAACCTGCTGCGCATCAATCATGCCAAGATCCAGCTGGCGAAGCAGCGTCCGATCGTTGATATCGCGGCGGAGTCAGGGTATTATGACCAAAGCCATTTTACAAAGGCTTTCTCGAAAATTGTAGGGGCAACGCCCAGGCAATATGCGATGTCGATATAG
- a CDS encoding GNAT family N-acetyltransferase: protein MKILVDDLSGAQVIGLIAEHLQGMAEDSPPESIHALNLDGLKQPEITFWCAWEDEELLGCGAIKELDKEHAELKSMRTAKKHLRKGVARNILAHIIEEANSRGYKRISLETGSMNSFLPARKLYEDFGFTYCEPFADYIPDPNSKFMTKAL from the coding sequence GTGAAGATTCTTGTAGATGATTTGAGCGGGGCACAAGTGATTGGATTAATTGCAGAACATCTGCAAGGAATGGCCGAGGACTCTCCGCCAGAGAGCATTCATGCCCTTAATCTGGACGGGTTGAAGCAGCCGGAAATTACCTTCTGGTGCGCTTGGGAGGATGAGGAGCTTCTGGGCTGCGGAGCGATCAAGGAATTGGACAAAGAGCATGCAGAGCTCAAATCGATGCGGACAGCTAAAAAGCATTTACGCAAAGGTGTAGCCAGAAATATTCTTGCTCATATTATTGAAGAAGCCAATAGCCGCGGATACAAACGGATCAGCCTGGAGACGGGCTCCATGAATTCATTCCTCCCCGCCCGCAAGCTGTATGAAGATTTCGGCTTCACGTATTGTGAGCCTTTTGCCGATTATATCCCGGATCCGAATAGTAAATTTATGACGAAGGCATTGTAG
- a CDS encoding sugar kinase, with amino-acid sequence MEVVTFGETMVLLAPDRMVPLEYVNGFHKHVAGAETNVAIGLARMGHTVGWFSKLGNDPFGRYIRQFVRGHGVDISEVRVTAEAPTGVFFKEQISPDKIQVYYYRKQSAASLMQEDELSEAYVGGARILHVTGITPALSPECRQLTFRALEAAKKHGTAIVFDPNIRWKLWNREEAYRVLNEIAALADYVLPGMEEGQFLTECNEPAEIAERLLKSGAGAAVIKLGADGAYYSNGRICGTEPGFPVKRLIDPMGAGDGFAAGFISGLLQGEDLPSAVRRGNAVGSIVVGVSGDVEGLPARQDVDLLLAGGAGMEDIIR; translated from the coding sequence ATGGAGGTCGTAACCTTTGGGGAAACCATGGTGCTTCTGGCACCGGACCGGATGGTTCCCCTTGAGTATGTGAACGGTTTTCACAAGCATGTTGCCGGAGCTGAGACTAATGTGGCCATTGGGCTCGCCCGTATGGGACACACCGTCGGCTGGTTCAGCAAGCTCGGCAATGATCCGTTTGGCCGGTATATCAGGCAGTTCGTAAGAGGACATGGCGTTGATATTTCCGAAGTCAGGGTTACTGCTGAAGCGCCGACGGGAGTGTTCTTCAAAGAACAAATCTCCCCGGACAAAATTCAGGTGTACTACTATCGCAAACAATCGGCGGCCAGCCTGATGCAAGAAGATGAGCTTAGTGAGGCATATGTTGGAGGTGCCCGCATCCTGCATGTTACTGGCATTACGCCAGCTCTTAGCCCGGAATGCAGGCAGTTAACCTTTCGGGCCCTCGAAGCGGCCAAAAAACACGGTACGGCCATTGTGTTCGACCCCAATATCCGCTGGAAGCTGTGGAACCGAGAAGAGGCTTATCGTGTTCTTAACGAAATCGCGGCTCTTGCCGACTACGTGCTGCCCGGCATGGAGGAGGGGCAGTTTCTGACAGAATGTAATGAGCCTGCAGAGATCGCAGAGCGATTGCTGAAATCCGGTGCAGGTGCTGCCGTAATCAAGCTTGGCGCGGACGGTGCTTATTACAGTAACGGACGAATCTGTGGAACTGAGCCAGGGTTTCCCGTGAAGAGACTCATTGATCCGATGGGTGCCGGAGACGGTTTTGCCGCAGGCTTTATAAGCGGTTTGCTCCAGGGAGAGGACCTGCCTTCTGCCGTGCGGCGCGGCAACGCTGTGGGTTCCATTGTTGTCGGGGTAAGCGGCGATGTGGAAGGTCTCCCGGCCCGGCAGGATGTGGATCTTCTCTTGGCCGGGGGAGCCGGCATGGAGGATATTATCCGGTAA
- a CDS encoding GntR family transcriptional regulator: MPVPKNFVSPARMSAKERAFSQIQRWIIDGTLQPGEKLLDAELAESLGVSRTPIREAFQLLEVQGLVSTHPGKETRVQEIEKDDIFKMYSTMAALQALAAETAAKVIIPEQIEQLKAINLEFASAINSGQAYQAMEADEQFHNLIVELSDNPYIASFSASLQIHIRRFKYVFLERPITETQASVDEHGLIIAAFEKNDSDRAQAMMRQNFIRPMQELHGLL; the protein is encoded by the coding sequence ATGCCAGTACCTAAAAATTTTGTCTCACCTGCACGGATGTCTGCGAAAGAAAGAGCCTTCTCCCAGATTCAACGATGGATTATCGACGGTACACTGCAACCCGGGGAAAAGCTGCTTGACGCCGAATTGGCTGAGTCGCTTGGCGTAAGCCGCACACCGATTCGGGAAGCCTTTCAGCTACTCGAAGTACAAGGGCTCGTATCTACTCATCCTGGTAAAGAAACCAGGGTACAGGAAATTGAGAAGGATGACATCTTCAAGATGTATTCAACGATGGCGGCCCTTCAGGCTTTGGCAGCTGAAACTGCCGCAAAAGTGATTATTCCAGAACAAATCGAGCAACTAAAAGCGATTAATCTTGAATTTGCAAGTGCCATTAATAGCGGTCAAGCTTACCAGGCCATGGAGGCGGATGAACAGTTCCACAACCTGATTGTGGAACTGTCTGATAATCCTTATATCGCTTCATTCAGCGCATCCCTTCAGATTCATATCCGGCGCTTTAAATACGTGTTCTTAGAAAGGCCGATTACGGAGACACAAGCTTCAGTCGATGAGCATGGTTTAATTATTGCAGCGTTCGAGAAGAATGATTCTGATCGTGCTCAGGCAATGATGAGGCAAAATTTCATCCGTCCGATGCAGGAACTGCACGGACTACTTTAA
- the ilvD gene encoding dihydroxy-acid dehydratase — MMNRKDLRIKSKVISEGVNRVPNRAMLRAVGFTDEDFKKPMIGVASTWSEVTPCNMHINELAVQAKQGVRNHDGAPLIFNTITVSDGISMGHGGMLFSLPSREAIADSIEIVAGAERFDGLVAIGGCDKNTPACLMAIGRLNIPSVYVYGGTILPGKLDGKDVDIVTAFEAVGQYHEGKITDEQLHKVECSVCPGPGSCGGMYTANTMAAAAEAMGMSLPGSSSTPAVSPDKAAECAAAGRQVIALLEQEIYPKDIMTKKAFENAITVVMALGGSTNAFLHLLAIAHSAGVDLTLDDFERIRLRVPHLADLKPSGQYVMQDLNEIGGIPGVMKLLLAEGLLHGDCLTVTGKTLAENLAEATPLRDDQKIIRPLKQPLKPNGPLVVLRGNLAPEGAVAKMSGMKKLRFDGPVKVYDSEEAATEAILRNEIQKGDVLVIRYCGPKGGPGMPEMLSVTALIVGKGLGGEVALITDGRFSGGSHGFVVGHVSPEAQVGGPIALLRSGDMITIDSETQQIMFNVTEEELATRAQAWIQPPLKVNSGVLAKYARLVSSASKGAVTDQA, encoded by the coding sequence ATGATGAACCGAAAAGATCTTCGTATTAAAAGCAAGGTAATTAGCGAAGGTGTCAACCGGGTGCCGAACAGAGCCATGCTGCGTGCGGTTGGTTTTACAGATGAGGATTTCAAAAAACCGATGATTGGCGTAGCCAGCACTTGGAGCGAGGTCACCCCGTGCAATATGCATATCAATGAATTGGCTGTTCAAGCCAAGCAAGGGGTGCGTAACCATGATGGTGCTCCGCTGATTTTTAATACGATTACAGTCTCAGACGGTATTTCAATGGGACATGGAGGCATGCTGTTCTCACTGCCAAGCAGGGAAGCCATCGCGGATTCTATTGAGATTGTAGCCGGAGCTGAGCGCTTTGACGGCCTGGTGGCAATCGGTGGCTGTGACAAAAACACGCCTGCCTGTCTGATGGCGATTGGGCGGCTGAATATCCCTTCCGTCTACGTATACGGCGGAACGATTCTGCCCGGAAAGCTCGACGGTAAAGACGTCGATATTGTAACGGCCTTCGAAGCGGTTGGCCAATATCATGAGGGAAAAATAACAGATGAACAGCTCCATAAGGTAGAGTGCAGCGTTTGTCCGGGTCCAGGCTCTTGCGGCGGCATGTACACCGCCAACACAATGGCTGCTGCAGCAGAAGCCATGGGCATGAGCCTGCCCGGCTCATCCTCTACGCCGGCCGTTTCGCCTGATAAAGCTGCAGAATGTGCTGCGGCGGGCAGACAAGTCATAGCGCTGCTGGAACAGGAGATTTACCCGAAAGACATCATGACGAAAAAAGCGTTCGAGAACGCAATTACGGTCGTTATGGCTCTGGGAGGTTCAACCAATGCGTTCCTGCATTTGCTCGCTATTGCGCATTCGGCAGGCGTAGATTTAACCTTGGATGATTTTGAGCGGATACGTCTGCGTGTTCCCCATTTGGCAGATCTGAAGCCAAGCGGCCAATATGTAATGCAGGATTTGAACGAAATTGGCGGTATTCCCGGCGTGATGAAGTTATTACTGGCTGAGGGACTTCTTCACGGGGATTGCCTAACGGTCACAGGTAAGACCTTGGCAGAGAATCTGGCGGAAGCAACGCCGTTGAGAGACGATCAGAAGATTATCCGTCCATTAAAACAGCCTCTGAAGCCAAATGGACCATTAGTTGTACTTAGAGGTAACCTTGCCCCTGAAGGCGCTGTAGCCAAGATGTCAGGCATGAAGAAGCTCCGGTTTGACGGACCTGTTAAGGTGTATGACAGCGAGGAGGCCGCAACGGAAGCGATATTAAGAAATGAAATCCAAAAAGGCGATGTACTGGTTATCCGTTATTGTGGTCCAAAGGGCGGTCCAGGCATGCCGGAGATGCTATCTGTTACCGCATTAATTGTAGGTAAAGGTCTTGGCGGGGAAGTGGCCCTAATTACGGATGGAAGGTTCTCAGGTGGCTCGCATGGATTCGTAGTCGGCCATGTATCACCTGAAGCGCAGGTAGGTGGACCGATCGCGTTGCTGAGAAGCGGAGACATGATTACCATCGATAGCGAAACGCAGCAGATTATGTTTAACGTGACAGAAGAGGAGCTGGCTACTAGGGCTCAAGCATGGATACAGCCTCCGCTAAAAGTAAATTCAGGCGTGCTGGCCAAGTATGCAAGATTAGTTTCCTCTGCATCTAAAGGTGCAGTGACTGACCAAGCATAG
- a CDS encoding alanine--tRNA ligase, producing the protein MVRMTPDGLRRSYIDFMKGIGASQVPSASLLPENDPSTLFTGSGMQPMVPYLLGEKHPIGNEIANIQKCLRTVDIEEVGDTSHLTFFEMIGRWEFKANEHNYKQKQIDAIWNWHIIELGMDPGRLYISAFAGSDELNIPKDTEAIGLWSAKFKSVGIDPIIEEDPWQYGASRGGKIFLYDEQENWWSRAGSPLHMPVGEPGGPDSEMFYDLDPSGDPLDHPASESDRFLEIGNNVFMCYTKEDTGFVKMQNPNLDYGGGLERVATALNGDKDIYNTAFFLNPKNKLMELSGKSYTDDLKSFRIILDHVRAATFLINDGAEPANSDAGYITRRLLRRAIRAGKKIGIQGSFVGLLSEVYIDEATAYEDLFGNKKKVIEIVNKEENLFYRTLQQGEVEIQKHLKYKGKVTGADAFYFYETYGFPLELTEEFLMESGYSMEDKASYIEAAKKHAEKSRTASAGKFKGGLAEHSAETTALHTVSHLLLAGLREVLGDHIHQQGSNITSERLRFDFNHDEKLTPEQIAEVEKYVNDAISSKAVTSISELPKLEAKESNVEGNFWDKYPDIVKVYTIQDHEGKVWSREVCGGPHVADTTTIGTFRITKEQSSAAGVRRIKGVIVSRQ; encoded by the coding sequence ATGGTGAGAATGACACCAGATGGATTAAGACGATCATATATTGATTTTATGAAAGGAATAGGGGCAAGCCAAGTGCCCTCCGCAAGCTTGTTACCGGAGAATGATCCCTCGACGTTGTTTACAGGAAGCGGCATGCAGCCGATGGTTCCCTATTTATTGGGGGAAAAACATCCGATCGGCAATGAGATTGCTAATATTCAGAAGTGCTTGAGGACAGTGGATATTGAGGAAGTAGGAGATACGTCACATCTGACATTTTTCGAAATGATAGGCCGGTGGGAGTTCAAAGCAAATGAACATAACTATAAGCAAAAACAAATCGATGCCATTTGGAATTGGCATATTATCGAATTAGGAATGGATCCGGGCAGGCTGTATATCAGTGCTTTCGCAGGAAGTGACGAATTGAATATACCGAAAGATACGGAAGCCATTGGGCTCTGGTCAGCAAAATTCAAATCCGTTGGGATAGATCCCATCATTGAAGAGGATCCCTGGCAATATGGGGCATCTAGAGGCGGGAAAATATTCTTATACGATGAACAAGAAAACTGGTGGAGCCGGGCCGGAAGTCCGCTCCATATGCCGGTTGGTGAACCGGGTGGACCTGATAGTGAAATGTTCTATGATCTTGACCCAAGCGGTGATCCACTGGATCATCCTGCTTCTGAAAGCGACAGATTTCTGGAAATTGGGAATAACGTATTTATGTGTTACACCAAAGAAGACACCGGATTCGTAAAAATGCAAAATCCCAATCTGGATTATGGAGGCGGATTAGAAAGGGTTGCAACAGCCCTTAATGGAGACAAGGATATCTATAATACGGCTTTCTTCCTTAACCCCAAGAACAAGTTGATGGAGCTGAGCGGTAAATCCTATACTGACGATTTAAAGTCGTTTAGAATCATACTGGATCATGTAAGAGCAGCTACTTTCCTCATTAATGACGGTGCGGAGCCAGCTAATAGTGATGCAGGATATATAACAAGAAGGCTATTAAGAAGGGCGATTCGTGCAGGTAAAAAAATAGGGATACAAGGAAGCTTTGTGGGTCTGTTGTCTGAAGTTTATATAGATGAAGCAACAGCTTATGAAGATTTGTTCGGCAATAAAAAGAAAGTTATCGAAATCGTAAATAAGGAAGAAAATCTTTTCTATAGAACGTTACAGCAAGGAGAAGTTGAAATCCAAAAACATCTTAAGTATAAGGGTAAAGTTACAGGTGCAGATGCCTTTTATTTTTACGAAACCTATGGGTTTCCCTTGGAGTTGACGGAAGAGTTTCTAATGGAAAGTGGATATAGCATGGAGGACAAGGCTTCTTATATAGAGGCGGCAAAAAAACATGCTGAAAAGAGCAGAACTGCATCTGCGGGTAAATTTAAAGGTGGCTTAGCTGAACACTCAGCAGAAACAACCGCGCTGCACACGGTATCTCATTTGTTACTTGCGGGGTTAAGGGAAGTGCTGGGTGATCATATTCACCAACAAGGAAGTAATATTACTTCAGAACGGTTACGGTTTGACTTCAACCATGATGAGAAACTTACGCCAGAGCAAATAGCTGAGGTGGAGAAGTATGTGAATGATGCGATTTCATCCAAAGCAGTTACCTCTATTTCAGAGCTGCCTAAGCTTGAAGCGAAAGAAAGTAATGTGGAAGGGAACTTTTGGGATAAATATCCGGATATCGTTAAGGTGTATACCATCCAAGATCACGAAGGGAAAGTGTGGAGCCGGGAAGTATGTGGAGGACCTCATGTAGCAGATACAACAACCATAGGGACGTTCAGGATTACAAAAGAACAATCTTCTGCTGCTGGAGTCAGAAGGATTAAAGGAGTCATTGTCAGTAGACAATAA
- the dgoD gene encoding galactonate dehydratase — protein MKITGFETFIVPPRWLFLKIETDEGISGWGEPVVEGKAHTVQAAVEELMDYLIGQDPQRIEDLWQLMYRGGFYRGGAILMSAIAGIDQALWDIKGKIYNAPVYQLLGGACRNSMRVYSWVGGDRPIDVVKAALEKKAAGFTAIKMNASEEMQFIDTHDKIYAIVERVAAIREACGPEFGIAVDFHGRLHKPMARGLARELDPYRLMFIEEPVLPENNEVLREIAHHTSTPIATGERMYSRWEFKNLLKDGVVDIIQPDLSHAGGITECKKIFAMAEAFDVAVAPHCPLGPIALAACLQVDATSYNAVIQEQSLGIHYNQGNDLLDYITDPSVFAYSDGHVQIPSGPGLGITVNEEYVRKMAEDGHRWRNPVWRHRDGSIAEW, from the coding sequence ATGAAAATAACCGGATTCGAGACCTTTATCGTTCCTCCCCGCTGGCTGTTTCTGAAGATTGAAACCGATGAAGGTATATCCGGCTGGGGGGAGCCGGTGGTCGAAGGCAAGGCGCATACGGTGCAGGCCGCAGTGGAAGAGCTGATGGATTATTTGATTGGGCAGGACCCCCAGCGGATTGAAGATCTATGGCAGCTCATGTACCGGGGAGGCTTCTATCGTGGCGGGGCTATTCTGATGAGTGCGATAGCGGGAATCGATCAGGCGTTATGGGATATTAAAGGGAAAATCTACAATGCGCCTGTGTACCAGCTGCTGGGCGGCGCTTGCCGCAATTCTATGCGGGTGTACTCCTGGGTCGGCGGAGACCGTCCCATTGATGTTGTTAAGGCGGCGCTGGAGAAGAAGGCCGCCGGGTTCACGGCGATTAAGATGAATGCCTCGGAAGAAATGCAGTTTATTGATACACATGACAAGATCTATGCTATCGTCGAGCGGGTCGCCGCCATTAGGGAGGCCTGCGGACCGGAGTTCGGGATTGCTGTTGATTTTCACGGACGGCTGCACAAGCCGATGGCACGAGGACTTGCCAGAGAGCTGGACCCCTACCGTCTGATGTTCATAGAAGAGCCAGTGCTGCCGGAGAACAACGAAGTACTGCGGGAGATCGCACATCATACCAGCACTCCGATCGCCACGGGTGAGCGGATGTACTCGCGCTGGGAATTCAAGAATCTGCTGAAGGATGGGGTGGTTGACATTATTCAGCCCGACCTATCCCATGCCGGAGGGATCACGGAATGCAAGAAAATATTCGCCATGGCCGAGGCGTTCGATGTCGCAGTCGCGCCGCATTGCCCGCTTGGGCCGATCGCCCTGGCCGCCTGTCTTCAGGTGGATGCAACGTCTTACAATGCGGTCATTCAAGAACAAAGCCTGGGCATCCACTATAATCAAGGCAATGACCTGCTGGATTATATCACCGATCCGTCCGTCTTTGCCTACAGTGACGGGCATGTCCAGATTCCTTCCGGACCGGGACTTGGCATTACCGTGAACGAGGAGTATGTGCGGAAGATGGCGGAGGACGGCCACCGCTGGAGAAACCCGGTATGGCGGCACCGCGACGGCAGCATTGCGGAGTGGTAA
- a CDS encoding MerR family transcriptional regulator, whose product MTGKELTIQQAAEMTGLSVHTLRYYERIGLMDPIPRAENGHRMYREHDFEWIVLLAKLRTTGMPIALMQQFADMMRLGNEGIPERRKLLEEHERKLIEQAQTIHQTLDILRGKIDYYRSWEEETRRGEATMKSAR is encoded by the coding sequence ATGACCGGTAAAGAGCTGACCATTCAGCAGGCAGCTGAGATGACGGGGTTAAGCGTACATACCCTCCGTTATTACGAAAGGATCGGTCTTATGGACCCCATCCCCCGTGCCGAGAATGGTCATCGGATGTATCGGGAGCATGATTTTGAATGGATTGTATTACTCGCAAAGCTTAGGACTACAGGAATGCCGATTGCACTTATGCAACAGTTCGCTGATATGATGCGGCTTGGCAATGAGGGCATTCCAGAGCGCAGAAAACTTCTGGAAGAGCATGAGCGGAAATTAATCGAGCAGGCTCAAACGATTCATCAGACTTTGGATATTCTGCGGGGTAAAATTGATTACTATCGTTCCTGGGAAGAGGAGACCAGGCGCGGGGAAGCCACTATGAAGTCAGCCCGGTGA
- a CDS encoding FadR/GntR family transcriptional regulator gives MKQNKQTAFQATIELMKQKIIVGEWAPGDRLPTLQQLAVDFSVSVTTVREALRILESQGNVSIEHGRGMYVRNDPLLLDDPAVALEELDNISIVDLLEARLLIEPELAALAAKRANEDQIRRLRVLADRMVQQMEEGGSFFETDLAFHQLIAEGAANPVVARMLQSILPLLAEGRKQTNTLPNMRTKASNYHVLIAIAIEERQSGTARQLMESHIQSMLTTLRQ, from the coding sequence ATGAAACAGAATAAACAAACCGCGTTTCAAGCAACAATAGAGCTTATGAAGCAGAAAATTATCGTTGGGGAATGGGCTCCGGGAGACCGGCTCCCTACTCTCCAGCAGCTGGCCGTTGATTTCTCGGTTAGTGTCACAACAGTACGTGAGGCGCTGCGGATATTAGAGAGTCAGGGGAATGTCAGCATTGAACACGGGCGCGGGATGTATGTACGGAACGATCCGCTGCTGCTGGATGATCCGGCGGTCGCCTTAGAGGAATTAGACAACATTTCGATTGTGGATCTGTTGGAAGCCAGACTGCTCATTGAGCCTGAGCTTGCCGCTCTGGCCGCGAAGCGGGCCAATGAGGATCAGATCCGCCGGCTGCGGGTACTGGCAGATCGGATGGTGCAGCAAATGGAGGAAGGCGGCTCCTTCTTCGAGACAGACCTTGCCTTCCATCAATTAATCGCCGAAGGGGCAGCCAATCCGGTGGTGGCACGAATGCTCCAATCGATTCTTCCACTATTGGCCGAAGGACGCAAACAGACCAATACGCTGCCCAATATGCGGACCAAGGCATCTAATTACCATGTTCTGATCGCCATTGCCATCGAGGAGCGGCAAAGCGGAACAGCACGGCAGCTGATGGAAAGCCATATTCAGAGTATGCTGACCACCCTTAGGCAGTAG
- a CDS encoding aldo/keto reductase — MKHFTLGNTELLVSAFSLGCLNFGSRTDKKTSFQLLDHFFEAGGNFLDTANNYAIWNEGCVGGESEALLGEWMKERKNRHQIILATKVGAKPVVPKSEKMEGLGRQAIEKGIDESLLRLGTDYVDLYYAHVDDNETELEETLETFDSLVKTGKVRAIGCSNYRFSRLLEAKAISKAKGWESYCCLQQRHTYLQPRADADFEVQVSADEDLLAYCSQHDDFTLLAYSPLLGGLYNNKEAVLPDTYRREDQMTRLDTLRKVAGELGATPNQLVLAWMLHKHPRALPIVAASGLTQLEENLGALKLQLSSEQLDQLN; from the coding sequence GTGAAGCATTTTACGTTGGGGAATACAGAATTGCTGGTAAGTGCGTTTTCTTTGGGTTGTCTGAATTTTGGATCGCGAACCGACAAAAAAACCTCTTTCCAGCTGCTTGATCATTTTTTTGAGGCAGGGGGAAACTTTCTGGATACAGCCAATAATTATGCGATATGGAACGAAGGCTGTGTTGGCGGAGAAAGCGAGGCTTTGCTGGGTGAATGGATGAAAGAAAGAAAAAACAGACATCAGATCATTTTGGCCACCAAAGTGGGAGCGAAACCGGTAGTGCCGAAAAGCGAAAAAATGGAGGGCTTAGGCCGCCAAGCGATTGAGAAGGGAATTGACGAAAGTTTGCTGAGGCTTGGTACAGATTATGTAGATTTATATTATGCTCATGTAGACGATAACGAAACTGAGCTTGAGGAAACCTTGGAGACTTTTGATTCCTTGGTCAAAACTGGTAAAGTAAGAGCTATAGGCTGCAGTAATTACCGGTTTTCCAGGCTCCTTGAGGCCAAGGCGATCAGTAAAGCAAAAGGGTGGGAGTCCTATTGCTGCCTCCAGCAGCGACATACGTATTTGCAGCCTCGAGCGGATGCGGATTTCGAAGTGCAGGTCAGTGCGGATGAGGACTTACTTGCTTACTGCAGTCAACATGATGATTTTACGCTCCTGGCTTATTCTCCACTCCTTGGAGGCCTATACAACAATAAGGAAGCTGTCCTGCCCGATACATACCGGAGAGAGGATCAGATGACCCGATTGGATACTCTAAGGAAAGTTGCTGGAGAGCTGGGAGCGACACCGAATCAGCTTGTCCTGGCTTGGATGCTGCATAAGCACCCGAGAGCTCTTCCCATTGTTGCTGCAAGCGGTCTAACGCAATTGGAAGAAAATTTGGGAGCACTTAAGCTGCAACTTAGCTCAGAACAGCTTGATCAATTGAACTGA